AATTTCACTCGCCTGATCAAAATGTCAAGCTCATCGCCCACGCCGACGCTATTTTTAGGATCATATACGTAAATTCCTCGGCGATTTTTTGAGATGATAAAGCCATGCTTATCTTTTAAGATGACAACGGCTCGCTCCACAAGTGCTGGCACATCCTCAGGATGCTCAAAAAGCGTCTCTATGTCAGCTTTTTTATAGTTTTGATCCTCTACTTTTTTAGCTTCTTTTTTTAAATTTTCATTTGATTTAGCAGGACTTGGTTTGGTTGAGATTTTAAATTTAAGCGCAAAGTGGTCTGAGTAAAGATCGCTCTTTGCAAAGCCATGCTCATCAAGCACAAAGCTTGGCTTAAAGACCTCAAAACTGCCATCAACATAGCTTAGATCGCCATTTGCCATAAAGCTAGGCGAGAGCAAAACGTGATCAATGGCTCGCTTTTTGCCATGGACTGCATGAGAGTATCTATCTTTTGGGGCTAAAAAGCTATAAAGATCGTAAAATCCACGAGTTGCGATGATATCGTTTAAGATGGATTTTTGCCCATAAGGTGAGTTAAAATCGCCCAAAACTATGGCGTTTTGCTCGTTACCTAGAGCTGCTCTTAGCGTTCTTTCAGCCTTTTTTTGCATATTTATGCCGTTTTTGTAAGCTGGAAAGTGATTAACAAAAACGCTAAATCTCTTGCCCTCCACCTCAAAAACAACCTTTAAAATGTTTCTAGTTTTTACATTTGGCACTTCAAAAATTTCACTACCACTTGGCTTTATTTTTGACACAAGAGCTAGCCCAACTGGAGAGTTTTTTGCCTTGCTAAAGGCTATAAATTTATACTCGCTGCCATCAACCAAAGCCTTTAAAACCTGCTCATTTTCGACCTCTTCAAGTGCGATGATGTCGGTATCTAGGGCGTCTATGACCTGTTTTGTTCTTTTTAGTTTTGAGCTAGCCGCCTCGCAGTCCCACTTTGAAGTGCTAGATTTAAAGTCAGGATATTCGCTGCCATCGTCCTTGCAGTCAAATAAATTTTGCACGTTATAAGTTGCGATGCTTATATCGCTTGCAAACGCTATCAAAACGGCAAAAACTAATGCAAAAAGCGCTCTCAAACCTCGCTCCTAAAGTCAAATTTAGAGATGTTTTGTCTGATCGCCTCATACGCGATGATGCCAGCACTCATGGCTAAATTTAAGCTCCTGCCCTCTTTTCCCATCGGGATCGTTATGGCATTTTTAAAATTTATATCCATAAATTCTCTTGGTAGTCCCGTGCTCTCTCCGCCAAAAAATATAAAATCTCCTGGCTCAAATTTAGCGTCGTAGTAAAGCTTATTTGTCTTAGTCGTAGCAAAGAAAAATCGCCCTTTGTGGCTTAAATTTGCCTGTAAAAACTCATCTAGGCTCTCCCAAATTTTTGGATCTAAAATTTTCCAATAATCAAGCCCAGCACGTCTGACCGCCTTTTCGCTCAGATCAAAGACCGTTGGCTTAACGATGTGAAGCTTTAAATTTGCATTTACGCACATTCTGCCGATAGCTCCGGTGTTTTGCGGTATCTGAGGATGGACTAGGACTATGTTAAACATAAATTTATTTTTTGCCTTAAAAAGTGTTATAAACTGCTTTATTCTAGCCAAAATGGGCTTTTAAGAGTTTTAAAATTTAAATTTTATTTATCTATAAATTTAGCGTTTTGCAAGAGTTTCAAGGTGCTTTGTGATGGCAAGCAACTGCCTTCGTTTTATCTCAGCTGCTATCATCTCATTTTTAAAGCCAGCCAATAAGATCTCGCTTACACCAACCTTTGCGTCAAATTTACTCTCATAGATCCCAAGCTCTTTTGCACGCCCTATGCGCTCTTTATTATAAGCTCCAAGCCATGATTTTAGTGGCATATTTAGAGCAATTTCTAGTAGCTCATTATCGCTTGGCATATCTTTAAAATAGGGCTCTTTTAAGATAGAAAAGTAGCTCTTTGGCAGGCGCATTTTCTCTAAAATTTCCTTTGCGTCAAGCTCAAATTTACCAAAAAGCATATACAAAAACAGCCTCTCGTCATCTACGAAATTTCTAGCACTCTTAAGTTCGCTCAAAAACTCATCGTTTTCGCAAATTTGCACGCCAAAAATTTGCTCAAAAAGAGAGAGCTTAAAAAGATAAAACGCCCCTTTTTCAAGCTCCTTTGCCCTAAAAAATTTAATCAGTTCGGTATTTATCCTATCCTTACTTAGATGCGCTAAATCAAGCGTTTTCATAAGCTCTAGCGTCTCGTCAGCTATGCTAAAGCCAAGCCTAGCGCTAAACTGCACGCCGCGAAGCACCCTTAGCGGATCTTCTTTAAATTTCTCACTATCGATGTGCCTTAGCGTCTTGCTCGCAAGCTCCTTTTTGCCGCCATGAAAGTCTAAAATTTCGCCATCAAAGATATTCATCATCATGGCATTTACCGTAAAATCACGCCTAAGACTTGCAAGGCTAGGATCATTTATGTAGCTTACAGCAAAGTCTTTGTGAGAATTTCCAGTCTTACTCTCGCTTCTAGGCAGTCCAAGGTCGTAGTTTTTGTATTTATAGATGAAGTAGCTTTTGCCAACGCCACTAGCCTTTATGTTAGCCATCAGCTCGTCAAATTTGAGAGGGTCGATATCATAAACTTCGATGTCATAATCATAAATTTCTCGTCCCAAAAGCGCGTCTCTCACGCAGCCTCCGACTAGATAGACACGCTTGCTAAATGGAGCAAATAGCGATCTAAAGAAGTCTAGTTCGCTATTTTTGCAAATTTCTGTCCCAGTTTTTGTCTCAAATTTATTATTTTGAGAGATTTTGTAGTCTATTTTCGATGTTTGCAAGGGTAAATTCTAAAAATTTAGTCGTTAGCTCGAGCCTTTGGCTAAGATCTTGTTCGCTAGTTTGCTTAAGCCCTTCAAAAAGCACTTCGATGCGCTCAGCAAGGTTTGCCAAGAAAATTTCCTCGTCGCTTATCTCCCTGCTATTTGGCGAAATTTGCGCCACCTTTGGCTCTGGCTCGCTTTGCGCACTTGACACACTTGACACGATTGCCTCTACTTTTGGCTCTTCAAGCACTTGTTCTTTGGCAGTTTCTATTGCCAAAAGCTCTTTTTTTAAATTCTCCCTTTCAAGCTCTTCTTGCTTTTTGTTTTGCAGTGCCTCTATCTTCTCAAGCTCGGCGCTAACCTCACTAATAGCCATCCTAGCGATATCATCAAGCTTCATAATCTTATCAACCACCTTTTAAATTCATTTATCTCTTCGTCACTATTCATCCTGATAAAAAACTCTTTCATCTGCTCGTTTTTTATCACTCGCTCCTTGCGAAGTCCGCTCAGGCGGTTTATCGCGCTAATGGCATCCTTGTTTGATGGGTCTTGTTTTAAGATGTTCTTGTAAATTTCAAGCGCATCATCTTTTAGCCCTTGCGCCTCGTAGATCAGTGCTTCAGTGATCGTGTTTTTCATTTTTTGATAAATCCTGCTATCACGTCGCCTATCTCGCTTGTTGAGCAAATTTCAACTGCGTTAAAAGCGGCGATATCTTTTGTTCTATATCCCTTTGCAAGCGCTGTTTTTACGGCATTTTCTATCGCGTTTGCAGCTTCATTCTCGCCAAATGCGTATCTTAGCATCATCGCTGCGCTTAAAATGGTCGCGATCGGATTTGCTATGCCCTGCCCTGCGATGTCTGGCGCTGAGCCGTGGATAGGCTCATAAATTCCCACTTTGCCGCCCATGCTAGCACTTGGTAAAAGTCCTATCGAGCCACAAACCATGCTCGCTTCGTCACTTAAAATGTCGCCAAATAAATTTTCAGTAAGTATGACGTCAAAATTTGCTGGCGCTCTTACTAGCTGCATCGCTGCGTTATCTACATACATAAAGCTAAGCTCTACTTCAGGATAGCCCTTTGCCACCTCGCTTGTCACCTCGCGCCAAAGCTGGCTTGTCTCAAGGACATTTGCCTTATCGACCATGCAGACCTTTTTCTTGCGAAGCATAGCCGTCTCAAAGGCGATCTTTGCGATACGTTCGATCTCAAATTTAGTATAAACCATCGTATTAAACGCTCTATCTTCGCCTTTTTCACGTGGCTGGCCAAAATAAAGCCCCCCAGTTAGCTCGCGAACCACGACAAAATCAACGCCCTTTAAAACCTCTGGCTTTAGCGTGCTAGCATCCACTAGCTCGTCAAAGATGATGGCTGGGCGTAAATTTGCATAAGCTTCAAGCTCTTTTCTGATCTTTAAAAGCCCGCTCTCTGGCCTTAGGTGTCTTGGCAGGCTGTCCCATTTCTCGCCGCCGATCGCTCCAAAAAGCACAGCGTCGCTACTAAGTGCTGAGCTTAGCGTCTCATCAGGTAATGGCTCGCCAAAAACGTCGTAGGCTGCGCCACCCATAAGCTTGTAGTCGTACTCAAATTTGATACCAAACTCAGCGCTCACTACGTCTAAAACCTTTATCGCCTCGTCAATGATCTCAGGGCCGATGCCATCGCCTTTTATGACGCAAATTTTATAGTTTTTCATCGCCGCTCCTTAGTTCATCTTCGCTTTTGCGTACTCGATAAGGCCACCAGCGTTTAAAAGCTCTTGCATAAATGGCGGGATAGCGTTAAATTTATACTCCTTTTTTGTACTTTCATTTACGATGACGCCGTTATCTACGTCGATCTTTAGTGTGTCGCCCTCGTTTATCTCGTCAGTCTCTTTTATCTCAAGTATCAAAAGCCCTGTGTTAAAGCTGTTTCTATAAAAAATCCTAGCAAAGCTCTTAGCCACAACAGCTGCTATGCCAGCCTCTTTTAGCGCTAGTGGGGCGTGCTCTCTTGAGCTACCACAACCAAAATTTTCGCCAGCTACGATGATGTCGCCTTTTGCTATTTTTGAGCTAAATTTAGGATCAGCGTCTTCCATGATGTGTTTTGCTAGCTCTTTTTCGTCTGAAGTGTTTAAATATCTTGCGGCGATGATGATGTCGGTGTCGATGTTATCGCCAAATTTCCAAACTTTGCCTTGTTTCATTTTTAACCTTTAGTTTTGTAAATTTGGGCTGATTTTAACCAAAAGAAGCTAAATAAATAATCAAAACTCGGCAACTATCGGTTAGTGTGAGTAAATTTAAGGTCTTTTAAACGATGTGCATGAGCTAAAAATTTAAGTCTTACTAAATTTAGTGGCGAAATAGCTAAAAAGCAAAAATAAAAACATGCACCGCCTAGTTTAGCAGTTAATGTCGATGCTCAGTTTTATCAAGCCAGCTAGCCTCCGCCAGCAGGATTGTAAATTTAAGAGCGGTTATTTTATTAGTAGTATTCGTAGCTAATTTCTAGCTTTTTATATAGTCCTATTTCCGTTATATCGCCGTTTTCGTAGTATTTGTCAGCAGGCTTAAATTTGACCGAGGTTTTATGCGTCAAGTTTCCCCGCTCGTCCCTGCTTATATCCTTAAACTGCAAGATTTGCCAGATTTTTGCCTCAGAGCCAAAGTAATTTACCGACGTATACTCCATTTCATCGCCATTTGCTGCGTAGTAATAAACCCATTTTGAGCCCGGCGATTGCGTGATTTTTTTCATATTCGCCATTTGGTTTGCGCTCAAAGCTTATCACTATGCCGTTGCGCGGCTCCATATTATTTTCTATCCGCATTAAAGTGCCATTTTCGTCGTAGACGTAGCTATCGTCTATCACTAGTTCCCTGCCCGAATACACAGCCCGAGCGATCATTTTGCCGTCCTTGCCGTAGGTAGTTTTCTCCGTGCGCGGGTAAAATTTATCCTCGATATACTGCTCTTTGGCCGTCTCGACTAAATTTTCGCCGTCAAATTCGTATTCGTAGAGATAAACGGCGCTATCTTGATATTTTTTGCGCACTAGTCCGTCTTTGCCGTACTCAAACAAAACCGAGCTATTTGGTACGCCGTTTATATGCTCGGTTTCTTGCACTATATAGCCGTTTTCGTTAAACTCCGTCCGCTTTACGCGCGTATTTTCTAATGCGCCAGAGCCGTCCGTAGAGTATTCATACTCCGTAGCCGTCATGCTTTTGACCTCGCCTTTTAGATCCTTTTTGCTCCAGTCGCTTTGCGGTAAAACGGCCGAATTTAGAAAGCAAATCGCTGATGCCGCCACTAAGATAGCCTTTAAAATTTTCATTTTTATCCTTTTTAAACCATGCGTATCATACTCAAAAAGCGGTATAGTCAGTAAAATTCTGGCTTTTATGAGCTTAAAAATGCACTTAAACTGGCTTAAGTTTTAAGCAAGTCTGAGGTGAATTTACATTTTTTGGGGTTTAATAAA
This genomic stretch from Campylobacter concisus harbors:
- a CDS encoding endonuclease/exonuclease/phosphatase family protein — translated: MRALFALVFAVLIAFASDISIATYNVQNLFDCKDDGSEYPDFKSSTSKWDCEAASSKLKRTKQVIDALDTDIIALEEVENEQVLKALVDGSEYKFIAFSKAKNSPVGLALVSKIKPSGSEIFEVPNVKTRNILKVVFEVEGKRFSVFVNHFPAYKNGINMQKKAERTLRAALGNEQNAIVLGDFNSPYGQKSILNDIIATRGFYDLYSFLAPKDRYSHAVHGKKRAIDHVLLSPSFMANGDLSYVDGSFEVFKPSFVLDEHGFAKSDLYSDHFALKFKISTKPSPAKSNENLKKEAKKVEDQNYKKADIETLFEHPEDVPALVERAVVILKDKHGFIISKNRRGIYVYDPKNSVGVGDELDILIRRVKFYKEALEVSSYEIINEHGTKDVSENLLDSSKLSIARSGDVIAKISGRLESGYLHTPHGKIRVYSKKRLKDGEYSFERARVKIYKNEKEIVVE
- a CDS encoding tRNA (cytidine(34)-2'-O)-methyltransferase; this encodes MFNIVLVHPQIPQNTGAIGRMCVNANLKLHIVKPTVFDLSEKAVRRAGLDYWKILDPKIWESLDEFLQANLSHKGRFFFATTKTNKLYYDAKFEPGDFIFFGGESTGLPREFMDINFKNAITIPMGKEGRSLNLAMSAGIIAYEAIRQNISKFDFRSEV
- a CDS encoding CCA tRNA nucleotidyltransferase, coding for MQTSKIDYKISQNNKFETKTGTEICKNSELDFFRSLFAPFSKRVYLVGGCVRDALLGREIYDYDIEVYDIDPLKFDELMANIKASGVGKSYFIYKYKNYDLGLPRSESKTGNSHKDFAVSYINDPSLASLRRDFTVNAMMMNIFDGEILDFHGGKKELASKTLRHIDSEKFKEDPLRVLRGVQFSARLGFSIADETLELMKTLDLAHLSKDRINTELIKFFRAKELEKGAFYLFKLSLFEQIFGVQICENDEFLSELKSARNFVDDERLFLYMLFGKFELDAKEILEKMRLPKSYFSILKEPYFKDMPSDNELLEIALNMPLKSWLGAYNKERIGRAKELGIYESKFDAKVGVSEILLAGFKNEMIAAEIKRRQLLAITKHLETLAKR
- a CDS encoding CiaD-like domain-containing protein yields the protein MKLDDIARMAISEVSAELEKIEALQNKKQEELERENLKKELLAIETAKEQVLEEPKVEAIVSSVSSAQSEPEPKVAQISPNSREISDEEIFLANLAERIEVLFEGLKQTSEQDLSQRLELTTKFLEFTLANIENRLQNLSK
- the leuB gene encoding 3-isopropylmalate dehydrogenase is translated as MKNYKICVIKGDGIGPEIIDEAIKVLDVVSAEFGIKFEYDYKLMGGAAYDVFGEPLPDETLSSALSSDAVLFGAIGGEKWDSLPRHLRPESGLLKIRKELEAYANLRPAIIFDELVDASTLKPEVLKGVDFVVVRELTGGLYFGQPREKGEDRAFNTMVYTKFEIERIAKIAFETAMLRKKKVCMVDKANVLETSQLWREVTSEVAKGYPEVELSFMYVDNAAMQLVRAPANFDVILTENLFGDILSDEASMVCGSIGLLPSASMGGKVGIYEPIHGSAPDIAGQGIANPIATILSAAMMLRYAFGENEAANAIENAVKTALAKGYRTKDIAAFNAVEICSTSEIGDVIAGFIKK
- a CDS encoding 3-isopropylmalate dehydratase small subunit; its protein translation is MKQGKVWKFGDNIDTDIIIAARYLNTSDEKELAKHIMEDADPKFSSKIAKGDIIVAGENFGCGSSREHAPLALKEAGIAAVVAKSFARIFYRNSFNTGLLILEIKETDEINEGDTLKIDVDNGVIVNESTKKEYKFNAIPPFMQELLNAGGLIEYAKAKMN